In Papaver somniferum cultivar HN1 chromosome 1, ASM357369v1, whole genome shotgun sequence, a genomic segment contains:
- the LOC113274446 gene encoding leucine zipper protein 1-like, translating into MPDEYELPDVGILKDHKETGITAYPALKQPAAESTKGRKRREHPIPPPPFQPQPLQSRATSYAKVADPPVHLEVKRSEKLAKDPSTGEKKKQITSSTMSNPIFNPDMKFLQNVYVKAREDPAMRSRALESLVTLITDDFIFLESSVMLSASMNLTLQQHAALMNQEVNRHMDNLVETRLVRKKAKKDETLIKFLAKELKEEKEHSSKESQKLVKRLSKSLPSQILSFPLSLLLLFSYVIFRQARCMQRQANVSESAASLEDMRGENLNLMTQNDCYVSENTILNEKVDTLFSQVDRLSIDCSRNEELNHHLHDDNKRLKLELKRVNSSLLTSRNIHLSSIATYKRLEEDYERVINSKSKVVANLRRSRDKVTDLNEEVDRLKTKVELLQAQLDNFSCPKPVNPSYQAKPQGSHKNKGSLIIQSDKDISKSGHGKGWDNAYPELCVRLQDSYLKIFKMDHLYTDIQETLNTTLLHLEDSEERYKSQVLRLSKERDESRLEASRLQNEVGDLNADLDEMMETSAKVAKIARKNTQNYMVPLFDAYCNEHEIVPGEEDGFSEDGEEQKVVDTKAMEQESKGASASTDAGLGGPRDKIPETTVTDDASPQQ; encoded by the exons ATGCCTGATGAG TACGAGTTGCCTGATGTTGGTATACTCAAAGATCATAAGGAAACGGGTATCACTGCGTATCCCGCTCTTAAACAG CCCGCTGCTGAGTCAACTAAGGGGCGGAAAAGGCGTGAACATCCTATTCCTCCTCCTCCTTTTCAG CCTCAACCTCTCCAATCTCGTGCAACCTCCTATGCCAAAGTAGCTGACCCTCCTGTTCATCTCGAGGTAAAACGCTCCGAGAAGCTCGCCAAGGATCCTTCTACTGGCGAGAAGAAGAAGCAGATAACTTCGTCGACAATGTCCAACCCTATCTTTAACCCTGACATGAAGTTTCTCCAAAACGTCTATGTCAAGGCTCGCGAAGACCCTGCCATGAGGTCTCGTGCCTTAGAATCTTTGGTGACCCTTATTACGGATGACTTTATCTTTCTGGAATCGTCCGTAATGCTAAGTGCTTCTATGAATTTGACTCTCCAGCAGCACGCAGCATTGATGAATCAG GAAGTCAATCGCCACATGGACAACCTTGTGGAGACTAGGCTTGTTCGCAAGAAAGCTAAGAAGGACGAGACTCTGATCAAGTTTTTGGCAAAGGAGCTCAAAGAGGAAAAGGAGCACTCTAGCAAGGAAAGTCAGAAATTGGTAAAGCGTTTGAGTAAGTCACTTCCCTCGCAGattctttcttttcctttgtctCTACTTTTGTTATTTTCTTATGTCATATTTCGTCAAGCTCGATGCATGCAACGTCAAGCGAATGTTTCCGAATCAGCTGCCTCGCTAGAAGATATGCGTGGTGAGAACCTAAACCTCATGACCCAGAATGATTGTTATGTGTCCGAAAACACAATTTTGAATGAGAAGGTCGACACTCTTTTCTCTCAAGTAGATCGTTTGTCAATTGATTGTTCGCGTAATGAGGAGCTGAATCACCATCTCCATGATGATAATAAGCGCCTCAAGTTGGAGCTTAAGCGAGTCAACAGTTCCCTCTTAACTTCAAGGAATATCCACCTTTCGTCGATAGCTACTTACAAGAGGTTGGAAGAAGATTATGAGCGTGTCATCAACAGTAAAAGCAAGGTTGTAGCTAATCTTCGCAGATCTCGCGATAAAGTGACGGATTTGAACGAGGAGGTTGACCGTTTGAAGACGAAAGTGGAACTCCTTCAGGCTCAGCTAGACAACTTCTCTTGCCCGAAGCCCGTTAATCCTTCCTATCAAGCCAAGCCCCAGGGTTCTCATAAAAACAAGGGTTCCCtcatcatccaatctgataaagaTATTTCAAAGTCTGGCCATGGTAAAGGCTGGGACAATGCATATCCCGAGTTATGTGTTCGGCTCCAAGATTCATATCTAAAAATCTTCAAGATGGATCATTTGTATACCGATATTCAAGAGACTTTGAATACCACCCTTTTGCATTTGGAAG ATTCCGAAGAGCGCTACAAGAGCCAAGTCCTTCGCCTTTCAAAAGAAAGGGATGAATCTCGCTTAGAGGCTTCCCGTTTACAAAATGAGGTGGGTGACTTGAACGCTGATTTAGACGAGATGATGGAAACTTCCGCGAAGGTAGCCAAGATAGCTCGCAAGAATACTCAGAACTACATGGTTCCTCTTTTCGACGCTTACTGTAATGAGCACGAAATCGTCCCAGGCGAAGAAGATGGGTTTTCTGAAGATGGCGAGGAACAGAAGGTTGTTGACACGAAGGCCATGGAACAAGAGTCCAAGGGAGCTTCTGCTAGTACTGATGCTGGTCTTGGTGGACCGCGTGATAAGATCCCTGAAACAACCGTTACTGATGACGCCTCTCCTCAGCAATAG